Part of the Zea mays cultivar B73 chromosome 4, Zm-B73-REFERENCE-NAM-5.0, whole genome shotgun sequence genome is shown below.
attgccaaaaacggaatcattagagcccttgaattactttcttcccctttggttatAAAGAAATGAGTGAGGATTGTACCAaatacgaagtccttttgctttggattcTCCCTCAAATGATGGAGAGATGCCTAgagcgacggcgaagaatgagttgcggagtggaagcctttgtcttcgccgaagactccaattctctttcaatatacctatgacttggtttgaaattcacttgaaaacacattagtcatggcatatgaaagagacatgatcaaaggtatataaaagagctatgtgtgccaatcaacaaaagaagttcctagaatcaagaatatttagctcatgcctaagtttgttaaaagtttgttcatcaagtggcttggtaaagatatcggctaattgatctctagtattaatgtaagaaatctcgatatctcccttttgttggtgatcccttaaaaagtgatactgaatggctatgtgtttagtgcggctatgctcaacgggattatccgccatgcggattgcactctcattatcacatagaagaggaactttggttaatttgtaaccatagtccctaagggtttgcctcatccaaagcaattgcgcgcaacaatggcctgcggcaatatactcggcttcggcggtagaaagagcgacggaattttgcttctttgaagcccaagacaccaaggatcttcccaagaactggcaagtccccgatgtgctctttctattaatcttacaccctgcccaatcggcatccgaataaccaattaaatcaaatgtggatcccctaggataccaaagcccaaacttaggagtataaactaaatatctcaagattcgttttacggccgtaaggtgagcttccttagggtcggcttggaatcttgcacacatgcatacggaaagcataatatccggtcgagatgcacataaatatagcaaagaacctatcatcgaccggtataccttttgatcgacggatttacctccctcgtcgaggtcgagatgcccattggttcccatgggtgtcttgatgggtttggcatccttcattccaaacttgcttagaatatcttgagtatacttcgtttggcttaggaaggtgccctcttgaagttgctttacttgaaatcctaagaaatacttcaactcccccatcatagacatctcgaatttttgtgtcatgatcctactaaattcttcacatgtagactcgttagtagacccaaatataatatcatcaacataaatttggcatacaaacaagtcattctcaagagttttagtaaataaagtaggatcagcctttccaactttgaagccattagcaataaggaaatccctaaggcattcataccatgctcttggggcttgcttgagcccataaagcgccttagacagcctatagacatggttagggtactcactgtcttcaaagccgggaggttgctcaacatagacctcttccttgattggtccattaaggaaggcacttttcacgtccatttgataaagcttgaagccatggtaagtagcataggctaataatatacgaattgattcaagcctagctacgggtgcataggtttcaacgaaatccaaaccttcgacttgggagtatcctttggccacaagtcgggctttgttccttgtcaccacaccatgctcatcttgtttgttgtggaagacccacttggttcctacaacattttgattaggacgtggaaccaaatgccatacctcattcctagtgaagttgttgatctcctcttgcatcgccaccacccaatccgaatcttgtagtgcttcctctaccctgtgtggctcaatagaggaaacaaaagagtaatgctcacaaaaatgtgcaatacgagatctagtggttacccccttatggatgtcgccgaggatggtgtcgacggggtgatctcgttggattgcttggtggactcttgggtgtggcggccttggttcatcatcctccttgtcttgatcatttgcatctcccctttgatcattgccgtcatcttgaggtggctcatttttttgatcttctccttcatcaacttgagcctcatcctcgttttgagttggtggagatgcttgcgtggaggaggatggttgatcatgtgcatttggaggctcctcggattccttaggacacacatacccaatggacatgttctttagcgcaatgcacggagcctcttcacctatctcatcaagatcaacttgctctacttgagagccgttagtctcatcaaacacaacgtcacaagaaacttcaatttgtccggaggacttgttaaagactctatatgcccttgtgtttgaatcatatcctagtaaaaagccttctacagttttaaaagcaaatttagattttctacctcttttgataagaataaagcatttgctaccaaaaactctaaaatatgaaatattaggctttttaccggttaggagttcataggatgtcttcttgaggattcggtgaagatataaccggttgatagcgtagcaagcggtgttaaccgcctcggcccaaaactgatccggtgtcttgtactcatcaagcatggtccttgccatgtccaatagagttcgattcttcctctccactacaccattttgttgtggcatgtagggagaagagaactcatgcttgatgccctcctcctcaaggaagccttctatttgagagttcttgaactccgtcccgttgtcgcttctaattttcttgatccttaagccgaactcattttgagcccgtctcaagaatccctttaaggtctcttgggtttgagatttttcctgcaaaaagaatacccaagtgaagcgagaataatcatccactattacaagacaatacttactcccgccgatgcttatgtaagcaatcgggccgaatagatccatgtggagtagctcaagcggcctgtcggttgtcatgatgttcttgtgtggatgatgggcaccaacttgctttcctgcttggcatgcgctacaaaccctgtctttctcaaaatgaacattggttagtcctaaaatgtgctctccctttagaagcttatgaagatttttcatcccaacatgggctagtcggcggtgccagagccaacccatgttagtcttagcaattaagcatgtgtcgagttcagctctatcaaaatctactaagtatagctgaccctctaacacacccttaaatgctattgaatcatcacttcttctaaagacagtgacacctacatcagtaaagagacagttgtagcccattttgcataattgagatacagaaagcaaattgtaatctaatgaatctacaagaaaaacattggaaatagaattgtcaggtgatatagcaattttacccaatcctttgaccaaaccttgatttccatccccgaatgtggtagctcgttggggatcttggtttttctcgtaggaggagaacattttcttctccccagtcatgtggtttgtgcacccgctatcgatgatccaacttgagcccccggatgcataaacctacaaaacaagtttagttcttgaatttaggtacccaaacggttttgggtcctttggcattagaaacaagaactttgggtacccaaacacaagtcttggagcccttgtgtttgcccccaataaacttggcaactaccttgccggatttgttagttaaaacatatgatgcatcaaaagttttgaatgaaatgtcatgatcatttgatgcattaggagttctcttcttagacaacttagcacgggttggttgcctagaactagatgtctcacccttatacataaaagcatgatttgggccagagtgagacttcctagagtgaattctcctaatcttgctctcgggataaccggcagggtacaaaatgtaaccctcgttatcctgaggcatgggagccttgcccttaacaaaattagacaatcttttaggaggggcattaagtttgacattgtctcccctttggaagtcaatgtcatccttgatgccagggcgtctcccattatagagcatactacgagcaaatttaaatttttcattctctaagttatgctcggcaattttagcatctaattttgctatatgatcattttgttgtttaattaaagacatgtgatcatgaatagcattaatatcaatatctctacatctagtacaaatagatacatgctcaacgatagatgtagagggtttgcaagattttaattctacaaccttagcatgtaatatatcgttttcacttctaaggttagaaatagtaacattgcaaacatcaaaatctttagccttagcaagcaatttctcattttcaatcctaaggctagtaagagaaacattcaactcatcaatcctagcaagtaaatcaatattatcatctctaggattggaagttgaaacattacaaacatgagaatcaaccttagcagttaatttcgcattttcatttctaaggttggcaatagtgtcatggcatgtgcttagctcactagataatttctcacatttttctacctctagagcataagcattcttaaccttaacatactttttattttccttgattacttttcatggatggcgctaattagctcatttagtttttccttttgttccatgttaaggttggcaaaaagggtacgcaaattatcttcctcatcactagcattatcatcactagaagattcatatttagtggaggattttgatttaaccttcttccttttgccgtcctttgccatgaggcacctgtggccaacgttggggaagagaagtcccttggtgatgtcgatgttggcggcgtcctcgtcggaggaggagtcggtggagctctcgtcggagtcccattcgcggcatacgtgggcatcgccgcccttcttcttgtaatgtctcttcttctcccttcttctccccttcttgtcgtcgcccctgtcactatcactagataatggacatttagcaataaaatgaccgggcttaccacatttgtagcatactttcttggagcggggtttgtagtctttccccctcctttgcttaaggatttggcggaagctcttgatgatgagcgccatctcctcgttgtcgagcttggaggcgtcgatgggtgttcgacttggagtagcctcctcctccttttcttccgttgccttgaatgcgacgggttgtgcttcgggcgtggaggaggtgccttgctcgatgattttctttgagcccttaatcattagctcaaagctcacaaattttcctataacttccttgggagacattagcttatatctaggatcacctcgaattaattgaacttgtgtagggttaagaaatacgagggatctaagaataaccttgaccatctcatggtcatcccatttttcgctcccgaggttgcgcacttggttcaccaaggtcttcaagcggttgtacatggcttgtggatcctccccttggtgaagcatgaagtgaccgagctccccctcgatcgtttcccgcttggtgatctttgtcacctcgtctccttcgtgcgcagtcttgagtacgtcccaaatttccttcgcactttttagcccttgcacattattatactcctctcaacttagagaggccaggagtatagtagtggcttgggagttaaagtggtgaatttgggccacctcgtccgagtcgtagtcttcatcccctacggatggtacctgtacaccaaactcaacaacattccatatgcttgtgtggagtgaggttagatgatgcctcattttgtcactccacatattataatcttcaccgtcaaaaaccggtggtttgcctaatggaacggagagcaaaggagtacgttttgaaatatggggatagtgtagaggaatcttactatacttcttgcgctcttggcgcttagaagtaacggacggtgcctcggagtcggaggtcgatggtgatgaagagtcggtctcgtagtagaccactttcctcatcctcttgtgtttgtcgcctctccgatccgacttgtgggaagagggtttcttctccttccccttccctttgttggaggagtttttcttctccttcctcttgttgcgggactcttccgatgaagtcgacccgtggcttgtagagggcttgtcgccggtctccatctccctcttggcgagttctcccgacatcacttcgagcggttaggctctaatgaagaacctggctctgataccaattgaaagtcgcctagagggggtgaatagggcgaaactgaaattctcaaaaataatcacaactacaagccgggttagcgttagaaataataatgagtccaagagagagggcgcaaaacaaatcgtaagcgaatgaagagtgtgacatgcggatttgttttaccgaggttcggttctcgcaaacctactccccgttgaggaggccacaaaggccgggtctctttcaacccttaccctctctcaaatggtccctcgaaccgagtgagcttctcttctcaaatcaaaccgggaacaaaacttccccgcaaggaccaccacacaattggtgtctcttgcctcggttacaattgagttttgatcacaagaacaaatgagaaagaaagaagcaatccaagcgcaagagctcaaaagaacacgacaaatctctctcgctaatcactaaagccttgtgtggaattggagaggatttgatcacttgagtgtgtctagaattgaatgcctagctcttgtaagtggttggaagtgtgaaaacttggatgtaatgaatggtgggtggttgggggtatttatagccccaaccaccaaactagccgtttggtggggctcactgtcgtatggtgcaccggacagtccggtgcacaccggacatgtccggtgcgccagccacgtcaccaaagccgttgggtttcgaccgttggagctctgtcttctgggcccgcctggatgtccggtggcgcaccggacatgtactgtagagtgtccggtgcgccagcatgggcgtgcctgacttctgcgcgcgctggcgcgcattcaatgcgctgcaggtagccgttggcgtcgaaatatccgttgctccgttgtcacaccggacagtccggtgtacaccggacatgtccggtgaattatagcggactagccgttgcgaaatcctgaagctagcgagttccttaggcgccgttccttggagcatcggacactgtccggtgtacaccggacagtccggtgaattatagtggagcgcctctggattttcccgaaggtgacgagttcggcttggagtcctctggtgcaccggacactgtccggtggcacatcggacagtccggtgcgccagaccagaggtgccttcggttgtccctttgctcttttgttgaacccaattcttggtctttttattggctaagtgtgaacctttggcacctgtataacttatacactagagcaaactagttagtccaattatttgtgttgggcaattcagccaccaaaatcaattaggaactaggtgtaagcctaattcccttttaatactcgaccatggggcattacatgcagatatgataccaacgtgtgcctaagaaatagtgaaccatctgagtctatcctcctataattcagccgacccatcctcgcttggttccgttgtacggggctcctgtgcgggaaggtcgggtcactgttgtgattactgctcgaatttgttgggccgtctgggcttgcgtcgaCCCGGCCTTGTGTTAATCCGctccactggtcgttcctcccaggcccacgaggggatgaccttacgaattatggggcccttgggccttttgtgaggtcttttatccttctagtggatccgggggatatctgtccccacaCTTGCTTTTTATTATGAGGTAGATATTAGGTGGGTAGCTACATCATGATTAGTTCCTTTGAAGCACAAAGATAGTTGTTCATGCATGGATAGTTATACTTTTTTGCCTTGTCCAATCAGAAGCAATGTATTTGTCTGATCTAAGAGGCAATACGGTATTTTTGTTTTGACACATGTGCAGAGCCGCGTGGGGGTAAAGTGAGCAATGGCCCCATCAATTTTTAAACCTCTTATACCTACATTTACAGTTAAGTATGGAAAAAATAAAGTTTTAGATTAACCGAACCAGTTCTATCCTAGCCTCCTCGTTAGATTGGTCCAATCCTCTGAAAACCCATCCTACTCCTCGGTTCAGTCCTCACATTGATCACTCTAGCACAATTCTTTTAAATGTCGCCCAAGTCAGTCCACCCTGATGCTTCGTTCCAGCGACTGTTCGCCCTTGCCCCCTTCCTGGCACCCTTGCCCCGCTCGTCGTCATTGTGACATCAGCCCGCCCGGCATGCCTGATCTCGTTCGTCGCGATGATGCCACTCGTCCCTGGTAGACGATGAGCTTGACAAACCAGCGAGCCCTGACTCGTCGCCTGACCCTGCCCCCTTCCCCACACCCCACCCTTCAAGGTGACCAACATTCGGCAAGGTACGCACGACATCGATTGGTCAACAAGAACTTAATGGTATATTTGCTTATTTTGATCATATAATTATTTTCTTTGAACTTGTATCATATATTGATATGAAACTTGAATTCTATATGACACTAGTTTTTACGGTCTTGCTTGATTGTATCATACAGTCTTTTTGGTCCCATGAATTCTCGTACTGGATGTTTGGTTTGTTGCCTCAGTTGCCACAATTTGTCACGTCTAAGGTTAGGCAAGTTTGACCAAGTTAGGTATGTGTTTGGTTTTAAGCCACAAGTGTGACAAGATTTTTCTCCTTCTACATTCGTCAATGATTTGTAAAAGTATAGCAAGATTCTTTTAGACGTAACAAACTGTGGCACATAATTTGAGCGTCTAACATTAGTTACTTTAGGCAAATGTGGCATAAAATTGTGTGGCATTTTTTAGCACCCTTAGTTAAGAACCAAACAGGCCCGTCCGTCACTTTTGGGAGGTTTCCTGCGATGATGCATCTGACATTTGTTTAGAACATTTTTTATACTGGTGGACATGGTCCATTTATTTGCAGTAGAATCATTCCGTTGTATGTGAGGGATTGATGCTTTTCTTGTCTTGATCTTGCCGCAGCAAGACAAGTTTACCCACCTGAAAGCAATCAATGTTAGTGAGTCATGTGCATAAATGCAAATGCAAATGTTCATGTGCCATTTCAAGTTAATTCTTATTGGGTGTccgtttatttatttatttgtttgtttgtttgtttatcCGTGTGTTGTGTGGATTGGACTGCTCATATGGTACTGTTGCATGTCATGAACCACAGTTTCAGGTCATAGTTAGCTGTGCACATTGATGGGGATTGTTCAAGATTGATAAGAAGGTATATGCATTCTAGCTACTAACAAGTAGTTTCAGTAGACTCATCCTAGTCCAACTTCACCTTTATCCCTTGCATTGTTACCTAAGGTATTTCTTCTCACCAAGAAACCTTTTCTTGGGCGTCTACAGCCCAAAACATTTTAGCCGGACAACGACGTCAAATCTATAACGCCATCAAGAACAGCGTACGTGGTAGTTTTGAAGGCCAACCATGGGAGAAGCATCAAGAGCCAGCAGCTCAGCGTACCCGCTGCTCCTCGTGCTAGCGCTGGCGCATTGGCGCGGCGTCGCAGCGGCGAGCTCCACCACCTTCACCGTGTCCAACTACTGCTCCCAGCCCATATGGCCCGGGACGCTCGCCGGCGCGGGGACGCCGCAGCTGCCGACGACGGGGTTCAGGCTCGACCCGGGGCAGAGCGCGCTGGTGCCGGCGCCGGCGGGGTGGTCCGGCCGGCTATGGGCGCGCACGGGCTGCGCGTTCGGCGCGGGCGGCGAGGGCACGTGTCAGACCGGCGACTGCGGGGGGCGCTTGGAGtgcgccggcgccggcggcgcGCCGCCCGCGACGCTGTTCGAGGTCACGCTGGGGAAGGGCGCCACCGGCCTGGACTACTACGACGTCAGCCTCGTCGACGGCTACAACCTGCCCGTCGTCGCCGTCCCGCGGGCGCCGTCGGGCGCCGGGTGCAACGCCACCGGCTGCACGGCCGACCTCAACCTATAGATGTCTGCGGGCCGCCCGTTTAGCCCGTGGCACGGCACGAATTTAGCCCGGTCCAAACACGACCCGGCACGGTCGGTTACGGgcccgggccggcacggcccgtttagcggACCGGGTATGGGCAGATACGGCGGCCCGCGTGCTttggcccggcccggcacgataaATGAGTCGGCCCGACGGCGGCCCGCGTCACAAATACAATATAGCGCAGGCCCAATTCAATTAAATAGCCGGGACTGTTATTTCATATTTGATAATCTCGCTTTTGTTGAAATGTCCGTCTTTCTCGTTGAATCATACACAGGGAGGAGAAAGTGTAAACTGCAGCGAGTGAGCAGGAGAGCGTCTGACCCTGTTTGTGTGGTCTGGGCCATGATTAACTTGGACCCGAAACGCTGCATCGCCCGCCCGCGCTTTTGGCAAGGATCCTAGTCATGCTGCCGTGTGTGTTCATTGCAAGGAATTGGTCAAGTATTCTAATCATGCTCTACTGCCTGCTCTTTGCTCCTAATCAAACGTTTATCAAGCATATATAAAATGTATACATAAATATAAAATGCATACGTAAATATTGATACATTTAATTCTAAGCAAAGAATATTGATACATTTAATACGCGTCCAAGTATATATGCATTTATATATTGCTCTATTGTTGGTTCGGGCCAGTGGCTGGCCCGGTACGTTGAGGCCCACCGGGCCAACGGGCCGGCCCGGTACGATTTTTCTCTGTCCGTGCCGGGTTTGGGCATGTCCCTAAGCACGTGGGCCAGCCCGACCCGGCCCGAAGCATCAACGGGCCGTGCCTGGCCCGGCCCTATTCGTACCGGGCCGAAACGGGTTCGGGCCGGGTCCGTGCCGggtggcccgtttggacatctatacctCAACCGCTGTACGTCCCTTCCGCGTGACGTGCCCATGCATGTCGTGTGGCGTGTGCTAACTACTATAGTATAGTCTTGGCTGCTCTGACGCTTTTTGTGTGCACATGTGTCTGGCAGCGTGCCCCAAGGAGCTGCAGGTGGAGCGCGGTGGCACGGTGGCGTGCCGGAGCGCGTGTGAGGCGTTCGGGCAGGACCAGTACTGCTGCAGCGGCGCGTACGCGACGCCGGCGGCGTGCCGCCCGACGGCCTACTCGTCCATCTTCAAGTCGGCGTGCCCGCGCGCGTACAGCTACGCCTACGACGACGGCTCCAGCACCTTCACCTGCCACAGCGCCGCCGGCTACACCATCGCCTTCTGCCTCCCTCCGTCGTCCGGGTAATCTCGATCGCCGGCCGCACCCCGCACGTATCACCACCGACCGAAACGTGCATGTTTCGATGCGGTCAAAATCTGCTCCGCGATGGCATCGCATGCATGCCTGATGTGCCACTGGCAGAAGTTGAGGATTCATTTTTTTCCCCCTTGTCTGTCTGCTCGCGCAGGTTGCACGGCTCTGATGTCACTCCCCTCGTTTCGCCGCCGGCGTCTGGGCAAAGCACCGGCAGAGTTGGCGGCGATGGCGTCGGAAGCGCCGACCAGCCGCCTCATCCTGCTACTGGCAACAGTGATGGAGGGGGCTACCATCAGCTGTGGATGACGATGTCGCTAGCCAGCACGCTCCACGATCAGCTGTGGCTTCTGCTGCCTCTGCCTGCAGTGCTCTTGCTCCTCCTCTGACCACcctcccggcctcccctcgctCACCATGAAGATGAAATGAAGCTCTTGTACTGTAAGGTTCACTCATTGACGGTATAGTCCCCATGCGTAGCAGCGGTAGTAAAACCATCCATCATGCCCAGTGGGGACGGAAACATGTACAGAATACAGATACAGACTGGATCCGTTTACGTATAGATTACGACGACCAAAACAGGCTGTTCATCGTTTGTTCCATGAACATTGTTTCTCTCACTTCTGTACCGTATGTGTGTACTATGGATTCATAGATCTTtcatgatgatgaggaggaggaggggacgACAATAGGAGCCGGCGGCACGGAGTCCTCCAGCGGCCAGCACTCCCAGTCGCCGCTCTTGTTCTGCGACAGCGAGAAGTGCTTGGGCGTCCACACCTCCCCTCTGTCGTTCCTCTCCTTGGCGAACCTCCTCGCCGTGTCCTCCACCCGCCGCTTCGCCTGCTGGGCTGTCTCCCAGTCCTTCTTCAGGATCGCGTTGCTCACCTCGCCCCAGACCACGGCCGACTCCGAGGCCGACACGCCCTGTGAATTGTGATGTGACACGATCCATCATTCGATCCATGACATGACATGCATGTTCACCATCAACCACCACAATCAGCATT
Proteins encoded:
- the LOC103655253 gene encoding pathogenesis-related thaumatin-like protein 3.5 encodes the protein MGEASRASSSAYPLLLVLALAHWRGVAAASSTTFTVSNYCSQPIWPGTLAGAGTPQLPTTGFRLDPGQSALVPAPAGWSGRLWARTGCAFGAGGEGTCQTGDCGGRLECAGAGGAPPATLFEVTLGKGATGLDYYDVSLVDGYNLPVVAVPRAPSGAGCNATGCTADLNLSCPKELQVERGGTVACRSACEAFGQDQYCCSGAYATPAACRPTAYSSIFKSACPRAYSYAYDDGSSTFTCHSAAGYTIAFCLPPSSGLHGSDVTPLVSPPASGQSTGRVGGDGVGSADQPPHPATGNSDGGGYHQLWMTMSLASTLHDQLWLLLPLPAVLLLLL